One Streptomyces sp. CNQ-509 DNA window includes the following coding sequences:
- a CDS encoding PAS domain S-box protein: MNSAQPPRTLAEAAELLRRQEAELADTRRQIAELSRELSDADHGLIALHAELEAARGAAARLAAIVTSSGDAMISLSPRRVIQTWNPGATHLLGHATDAMVGDSVDALLPEGARPAFEDALARTGSGEHAEPVETRWRHADGGLVDVSVTVSAMRDADGAVIGYSIVGQDIGRRLALQSELAAARAEREVMADRERIARDLHDMVIQRVFAAGLTLQGVTPLRDNDRATARIEGVIAELDATIQELRNAIFDLHRAPQEATSLRAQIFDATSAARRNLGFAPTVSFEGPVDAAVPDEVAVHLVAVLREGLSNIGKHAQASAAEVSLHTGEELLLTVGDNGRGLGPSTRRSGLANLRERAVALGGTFEVSDRPSGGTRLVWRVPLARQRRGPDGT; encoded by the coding sequence GTGAACAGCGCGCAGCCGCCGCGTACGCTCGCCGAGGCGGCAGAACTGCTGCGGCGGCAGGAAGCCGAACTGGCCGACACCAGACGCCAGATAGCCGAGCTGAGCCGCGAGCTGAGCGACGCAGACCACGGCCTGATCGCCCTGCACGCCGAACTGGAGGCCGCGCGCGGTGCCGCTGCCCGGCTCGCCGCCATCGTCACCTCCTCCGGCGACGCCATGATCTCCCTGAGCCCCAGGCGTGTGATCCAGACCTGGAATCCCGGCGCCACGCACCTCCTCGGCCACGCCACCGACGCGATGGTGGGCGACTCCGTCGACGCACTCCTCCCCGAGGGCGCACGGCCGGCGTTCGAGGACGCGCTGGCCCGTACGGGCTCGGGGGAGCACGCCGAGCCGGTGGAGACACGCTGGCGCCACGCCGACGGCGGCCTCGTCGACGTCTCCGTCACCGTCTCCGCGATGCGGGACGCCGACGGCGCCGTCATCGGCTACTCCATCGTGGGCCAGGACATCGGCCGCCGCCTGGCGCTCCAGTCCGAGCTGGCCGCCGCCCGCGCCGAGCGGGAGGTGATGGCCGACCGCGAGCGCATCGCCCGGGACCTGCACGACATGGTCATCCAGCGCGTCTTCGCCGCCGGGCTGACCCTCCAGGGCGTCACCCCCCTCCGCGACAACGACCGGGCGACCGCCCGAATCGAGGGCGTCATCGCCGAACTCGACGCCACGATCCAGGAACTGCGGAACGCGATCTTCGATCTGCACCGTGCCCCGCAGGAGGCCACGAGCCTGCGTGCGCAGATCTTCGACGCGACCTCCGCCGCCCGCCGCAACCTCGGCTTCGCGCCCACGGTCTCCTTCGAAGGGCCGGTCGACGCGGCCGTCCCGGACGAGGTCGCCGTCCACCTCGTGGCCGTGCTGCGCGAGGGGCTGTCCAACATCGGCAAGCACGCGCAGGCATCCGCCGCCGAGGTCAGTCTGCACACCGGCGAGGAACTTCTGCTCACCGTCGGCGACAACGGCCGCGGCCTCGGCCCGAGCACGCGGCGCAGCGGCCTGGCCAACCTGCGCGAGCGCGCCGTAGCTCTGGGCGGCACCTTCGAGGTCTCCGACCGCCCGAGCGGCGGCACCCGGCTGGTGTGGCGCGTCCCGCTTGCCCGCCAACGCCGCGGGCCCGACGGGACCTGA
- a CDS encoding universal stress protein → MHEEFPHVQVSTDHECRSAPAALVERTRSADAVVLTVHRHVHPLGRRLGPVTHALLHHAHCPVILVA, encoded by the coding sequence GTGCACGAGGAGTTCCCCCACGTTCAGGTGAGCACGGACCACGAGTGCCGCTCGGCCCCGGCCGCGCTTGTCGAGCGGACCCGGTCCGCCGACGCCGTCGTGCTGACCGTGCACCGCCACGTCCACCCGCTCGGCCGCCGCCTGGGCCCGGTCACCCACGCACTGCTGCACCACGCGCACTGCCCGGTGATCCTCGTCGCATAA
- a CDS encoding response regulator transcription factor — translation MAEAPASAEQRPIRVFLLDDHEVVRRGLHDLLDAQPDIEVVGDASTAAEAVARGPALRPDVAVLDVRLPDGDGIGVCRELRSRMPELACLMLTSFDEDQALLDAIMAGASGYVLKQIRGDEIVNAVRTVASGKSMLDPSTTARLMESLRHEAEPEPRDAALASLTGRERDILELIGEGLTNREIGKRLYLSEKTVKNHISRMLSKLGVERRIQAAMIATQAKPSAADDKRPDGRR, via the coding sequence ATGGCAGAAGCACCGGCCTCCGCCGAGCAGCGCCCGATACGCGTCTTCCTGCTCGACGACCACGAGGTGGTGCGGCGTGGGCTGCACGATCTCCTCGACGCCCAGCCGGACATCGAAGTCGTCGGCGACGCCTCCACCGCCGCCGAGGCCGTGGCCCGCGGACCAGCGCTGCGGCCGGATGTGGCGGTGCTGGATGTACGCCTGCCCGACGGCGACGGCATCGGCGTCTGCCGGGAACTACGCTCGCGCATGCCGGAGCTGGCCTGCCTGATGCTCACCTCCTTCGACGAGGACCAGGCGCTGCTCGACGCCATCATGGCGGGCGCCTCGGGCTACGTGCTGAAGCAGATACGCGGCGACGAGATCGTCAACGCCGTACGCACTGTCGCCTCCGGCAAGTCGATGCTCGACCCGTCGACCACCGCCCGGCTGATGGAAAGCCTGCGCCACGAGGCCGAGCCGGAGCCCCGGGACGCGGCGCTGGCCTCGCTGACCGGCCGCGAGCGCGATATCCTCGAACTGATCGGTGAAGGACTGACCAACCGGGAGATCGGCAAGAGGCTCTACCTCTCCGAGAAGACCGTCAAGAACCACATCTCCCGCATGCTGTCCAAACTCGGCGTCGAGCGGCGTATCCAGGCCGCCATGATCGCCACCCAGGCCAAGCCGTCGGCCGCCGATGACAAGCGGCCGGACGGCCGTCGCTGA
- a CDS encoding phosphoketolase — protein MREVTTPAPAAPADDELAALDAHWRAANYLSAGQLYLLDNPLLAKPLRAEHVKPRLLGHWGTCPGLNLVHTHLNRLIRNRGQDTLCVWGPGHGGPAVLANSWLEGSYSETYPDVGRDAAGMARLFRQFSFPGGVPSHVAPETPGSIHEGGELGYALSHAYGAALDNPGLLVACVVGDGEAETGPLAASWHSNKFLDPVHDGAVLPILHLNGYKIANPAVLARLPQDELDDLLRGYGHAPIHVAGDDPVAVHRAMAQAMDSAVDRIELIQRTAREEGVTERPRWPMIVLRTPKGWTGPAEAGGLPVEGTWRAHQVPLPAVRDNPEQLRQLEAWLRSYRPQELFGRTGRPTAQVLACVPEGDRRLGATPHANGGLLLRELPLPPLERHAVKVAEPGTSLHEPTRVLGGFLADVMEATANRRDFRLVGPDETASNRLDAAYAATGKAWQAEVCGTDEHLDRHGRVMEILSEHTCQGWLEGYLLTGRHGLFSCYEAFVHIVDSMVNQHIKWLRTTRALPWRRSIASLNYLLTSHVWRQDHNGFSHQDPGFVDHVMNKAPEAVRVYLPPDANTLLSVADHALRSRDYVNVIVAGKQPSFDWLPMDQARAHCARGAGVWEWAGTERREQVPDVVLACAGDVPTLEVLAAAQLIRRHLPHLSVRVVNVVDLARLLPHEEHPHGMTDAEFDALFTRDTPVIFAYHGYPWLIHRLAYRRAVHPHLHVRGYKEIGTTTTPFDMVVANDLDRYRLVMDVIDRVPGLAVRAAPVRQAMEDARARHHDWIRAHGTDLPEVADWTWIP, from the coding sequence ATGCGAGAGGTGACGACGCCCGCGCCGGCCGCCCCCGCCGACGACGAACTCGCCGCACTGGACGCCCACTGGCGAGCCGCCAACTACCTGTCGGCCGGCCAACTCTACCTGCTGGACAACCCGCTGCTGGCGAAGCCGCTGCGGGCGGAGCATGTCAAGCCGCGGCTGCTCGGGCACTGGGGCACCTGCCCCGGGCTGAACCTCGTCCACACCCACCTCAACCGGCTGATCAGGAACCGCGGCCAGGACACCCTGTGCGTCTGGGGACCCGGGCACGGCGGGCCCGCGGTGCTGGCGAACTCGTGGCTGGAGGGCTCGTACTCCGAGACCTATCCCGACGTCGGCCGGGATGCGGCCGGCATGGCCCGGCTGTTCCGGCAGTTCTCGTTCCCCGGCGGGGTGCCGAGCCACGTCGCACCGGAGACGCCCGGCTCGATCCACGAGGGCGGCGAGCTGGGTTACGCGCTCAGCCACGCCTACGGCGCCGCCCTGGACAATCCCGGCCTGCTCGTCGCCTGCGTCGTCGGCGACGGCGAGGCGGAGACCGGGCCGCTGGCCGCGTCCTGGCACTCCAACAAATTCCTCGATCCCGTGCACGACGGCGCCGTGCTGCCGATCCTGCACCTCAACGGCTACAAGATCGCCAACCCGGCCGTGCTCGCGCGCCTGCCGCAGGACGAACTCGACGACCTGCTGCGCGGATACGGCCACGCCCCGATCCACGTCGCGGGCGACGACCCCGTGGCCGTCCACCGCGCCATGGCGCAGGCGATGGACAGCGCCGTCGACCGCATCGAGCTGATCCAGCGGACCGCCCGCGAGGAGGGTGTGACCGAGCGCCCCCGCTGGCCGATGATCGTGCTCCGTACACCCAAGGGCTGGACCGGGCCCGCCGAGGCCGGCGGCCTGCCGGTCGAGGGCACCTGGCGCGCCCACCAGGTGCCGCTGCCCGCCGTCCGCGACAACCCCGAGCAGCTGCGGCAGCTGGAGGCGTGGCTGCGCTCCTACCGCCCGCAGGAGTTGTTCGGCCGCACCGGCCGCCCCACCGCGCAGGTGCTGGCATGCGTGCCCGAGGGTGACCGGCGGCTCGGTGCGACTCCGCACGCGAACGGCGGGCTGCTGCTGCGCGAGCTGCCGCTGCCGCCGCTGGAGCGGCACGCGGTCAAGGTCGCCGAGCCGGGCACGAGCCTGCACGAACCCACCCGCGTGCTCGGCGGGTTCCTCGCCGACGTCATGGAGGCGACCGCGAACCGCCGCGACTTCCGGCTCGTCGGCCCGGACGAGACGGCTTCCAACAGGCTCGACGCGGCCTACGCCGCCACCGGCAAGGCGTGGCAGGCGGAGGTATGCGGCACCGACGAACACCTCGACCGGCACGGCCGTGTCATGGAGATCCTCTCCGAGCACACCTGCCAGGGCTGGCTTGAGGGCTACCTGCTCACCGGCAGGCACGGCCTGTTCTCCTGCTACGAGGCGTTCGTCCACATCGTCGACTCGATGGTCAACCAGCACATCAAGTGGCTGCGGACCACCCGCGCGCTGCCCTGGCGCCGCTCCATCGCTTCCCTCAACTACCTGCTGACCTCACACGTCTGGCGGCAGGACCACAATGGCTTCAGCCACCAGGACCCCGGCTTCGTCGACCATGTGATGAACAAGGCGCCCGAGGCCGTACGGGTTTACCTCCCGCCGGACGCCAACACCCTGCTCTCGGTGGCCGACCACGCGCTGCGCAGCCGCGACTACGTCAACGTGATCGTCGCCGGCAAACAGCCCTCCTTCGACTGGCTGCCGATGGACCAGGCCCGTGCGCACTGCGCCCGGGGCGCCGGCGTCTGGGAGTGGGCCGGCACGGAGCGCCGGGAGCAAGTCCCCGACGTAGTGCTGGCCTGTGCCGGGGACGTACCCACCCTGGAGGTTCTGGCCGCGGCGCAGCTCATCCGCCGGCACCTGCCGCACCTGTCCGTGCGCGTCGTCAACGTCGTCGACCTGGCCCGGCTGCTTCCGCACGAGGAGCACCCGCACGGCATGACCGACGCCGAGTTCGACGCCCTCTTCACCCGCGACACACCGGTCATCTTCGCGTACCACGGCTACCCGTGGCTGATCCACCGGCTCGCCTACCGACGCGCCGTCCACCCGCACCTGCACGTCCGCGGCTACAAGGAGATCGGCACCACCACGACGCCGTTCGACATGGTCGTCGCCAACGACCTCGATCGCTACCGCCTGGTCATGGACGTCATCGACCGCGTCCCCGGCCTCGCCGTACGCGCCGCGCCGGTGCGCCAGGCCATGGAGGACGCCCGCGCCCGCCACCACGACTGGATCCGCGCCCACGGCACCGACCTGCCGGAGGTCGCCGACTGGACCTGGATCCCCTGA
- the gap gene encoding type I glyceraldehyde-3-phosphate dehydrogenase, with amino-acid sequence MTVRVGINGFGRIGRNYLRSALGRDGRDTSAVEVVAVNDITSTVTLAHLLQYDSTHGRLTADITADPASITVDGRRIAVTAERDPAALDWSAHGVDVVIESTGRFRARDDAGMHLKSGARKVLVSAPGKNADATVVMGVNEADYDPDRHHVVSAASCTTNCVAPMAHVLHEHFGVVKGLMTTIHGYTNDQALLDGPHKDLRRARSAAVSIIPASTGAARATGLVIPVLDGTLDGIAVRVPVEDGSLTDLTVILDRPAGAEEINDAFAEAAEGPLRGVLRHSIAPIVSRDVIGDPASCVFDAPLTRSSGELVKVFGWYDNEWGYSNRLLDLTAYVAARL; translated from the coding sequence ATGACCGTACGCGTCGGCATCAACGGCTTCGGCCGCATCGGCCGCAACTACCTGCGCAGCGCCCTCGGCCGGGACGGCCGCGACACCAGCGCGGTGGAGGTCGTCGCGGTCAACGACATCACCTCCACCGTGACCCTGGCGCACCTGCTGCAATACGACTCCACCCACGGGCGGCTCACCGCGGACATCACCGCCGACCCCGCCTCGATCACCGTCGACGGCCGGCGCATCGCCGTCACCGCCGAGCGCGACCCGGCCGCCCTCGACTGGTCAGCCCACGGCGTCGACGTCGTCATCGAATCCACCGGCCGCTTCCGTGCCCGGGACGACGCCGGGATGCACCTGAAGTCCGGCGCCCGCAAAGTGCTCGTCTCCGCCCCCGGCAAGAACGCGGATGCCACCGTCGTCATGGGCGTCAACGAAGCCGATTACGACCCCGACCGGCACCACGTCGTCTCCGCCGCCTCGTGCACCACCAACTGCGTGGCGCCCATGGCGCACGTGCTGCACGAGCACTTCGGCGTCGTGAAGGGCCTGATGACCACCATCCACGGCTACACCAACGACCAGGCCCTGCTGGACGGCCCGCACAAGGACCTGCGCCGTGCCCGCTCCGCCGCCGTCAGCATCATCCCCGCCTCCACCGGTGCCGCCCGCGCCACCGGGCTGGTGATACCCGTGCTCGACGGCACCCTCGACGGAATCGCCGTGCGCGTCCCCGTCGAGGACGGCTCCCTTACGGACCTGACCGTGATCCTGGACCGCCCCGCCGGCGCCGAGGAGATCAACGACGCCTTCGCCGAAGCGGCCGAAGGACCGCTGCGCGGCGTCCTGCGCCATTCGATCGCGCCGATCGTGTCCCGCGACGTCATCGGCGACCCGGCCTCCTGCGTCTTCGACGCCCCGCTCACCCGGTCCAGCGGCGAACTCGTCAAGGTCTTCGGCTGGTACGACAACGAGTGGGGCTACAGCAACCGGCTGCTCGACCTCACCGCATACGTCGCCGCCCGGCTGTGA
- a CDS encoding CBS domain-containing protein, whose amino-acid sequence MAAPTGSEGTYKVNDVMTRTVIAVGRDAPFKEIVTTLRQWKVSALPVLAGDGRVTGVVSEADLLPKEEFRDRDPTRFEQLRRLDDLARAGARTARELMSVPAVTVRADASLAEAARIMAVRHVKRLPVVDAEGKLAGVVSRADLLKVFLRSDEELAAAVRDEVLTHLFPGYPPPVEALVHEGVVSLTGQLSDRTRVPVLARLVRAVEGVVDVQMELAAPRPPVP is encoded by the coding sequence ATGGCCGCCCCCACCGGTTCGGAAGGCACGTACAAGGTGAACGACGTGATGACCCGCACGGTCATCGCCGTCGGACGCGACGCGCCGTTCAAGGAGATCGTCACCACCCTCAGGCAGTGGAAGGTCAGCGCCCTGCCCGTGCTGGCGGGTGACGGCCGGGTGACCGGCGTGGTCTCCGAGGCCGACCTGCTGCCCAAGGAGGAGTTCCGGGACAGGGACCCCACCCGCTTCGAGCAGCTGCGGCGCCTGGACGACCTCGCCAGGGCGGGGGCGCGCACGGCCCGCGAGCTGATGAGCGTCCCCGCCGTCACCGTGCGTGCCGACGCATCCCTCGCGGAGGCCGCCCGCATCATGGCGGTACGGCACGTCAAGCGGCTGCCCGTGGTGGACGCCGAGGGGAAGCTGGCGGGCGTCGTCAGCCGCGCCGACCTGCTCAAGGTCTTCCTGCGATCGGACGAGGAGCTGGCCGCCGCGGTGCGCGACGAGGTGCTGACACACCTCTTCCCAGGCTATCCCCCGCCGGTCGAGGCCCTGGTGCACGAGGGCGTCGTCAGCCTCACCGGGCAGCTGAGCGACCGCACCCGCGTCCCGGTGCTGGCCCGGCTGGTGCGTGCGGTGGAGGGTGTCGTGGATGTACAGATGGAGCTGGCGGCCCCGCGACCGCCGGTGCCCTAA
- a CDS encoding FAD/NAD(P)-binding protein has product MTAAPVPYRVVRRTEENADTATLVIEPTGEKLPLFRPGQFAMVCVPGVGETPVPVSGILEHRSRLTHTVRAEGPVPATLHAARPGRILGVRGPFGTGWTPEAADGGDVLVVAEGSGLAPLRPLVRSLLARTDRYDRISLLVGARSPADLLYRHELRCLNEASATHVAVTVDLPPDGWRGGVGTVTRQLDRAPFDPPTTTAFVCGPEAMIRATARELLRRGVPAQRIRVSLERNMHCAAGHCDHCRLGPVLLCREGPVVGYDRVADLLAVNELCDVRAQTGPFLPAPPTSST; this is encoded by the coding sequence ATGACCGCGGCCCCTGTGCCGTACCGGGTGGTGCGGCGCACCGAGGAGAACGCCGACACGGCCACACTGGTGATCGAGCCGACCGGCGAGAAGCTCCCGCTGTTCCGGCCGGGCCAGTTCGCCATGGTATGCGTCCCCGGTGTCGGCGAGACCCCCGTGCCGGTGAGCGGAATCCTGGAGCACCGGAGCCGGCTCACGCACACGGTACGGGCCGAGGGCCCCGTCCCCGCGACTCTGCACGCCGCGCGGCCGGGCCGCATCCTGGGCGTACGGGGCCCCTTCGGCACCGGCTGGACGCCGGAGGCGGCCGACGGCGGGGACGTTCTGGTCGTCGCCGAAGGAAGCGGTCTTGCGCCGCTGCGTCCGCTCGTGCGCTCGCTCCTGGCCAGGACCGACCGGTACGACCGGATCAGCCTCCTCGTGGGTGCCCGTAGCCCGGCCGATCTGTTGTACCGGCACGAACTTCGGTGCCTGAACGAGGCCTCCGCGACACACGTGGCCGTCACCGTCGACCTGCCGCCCGACGGCTGGCGCGGCGGCGTGGGCACGGTGACAAGGCAGTTGGACCGCGCCCCGTTCGACCCGCCGACCACCACGGCCTTCGTCTGCGGCCCCGAGGCGATGATCCGGGCCACCGCTCGCGAACTGCTGCGCCGCGGCGTTCCCGCCCAGCGGATCCGGGTGTCGCTGGAGCGGAACATGCACTGCGCCGCCGGTCACTGCGACCACTGCCGGCTCGGTCCCGTACTGCTGTGCCGTGAGGGCCCGGTCGTCGGCTACGACCGGGTGGCCGACCTGCTCGCCGTGAACGAGCTGTGCGATGTCCGGGCGCAGACCGGCCCGTTCCTGCCCGCTCCACCCACTTCCTCGACCTGA
- a CDS encoding Crp/Fnr family transcriptional regulator has protein sequence MINTSTSLLGALRPEIRDRLLEHAREVSFAAGERIFNEGQRADRFWVLHTGSVTLDLHVPGRQAAVVETLGSGDLLGWSWLFRPYQWHLGAQALSPVRALEFDATVVRQLCEGDSVTGRAITHRVAEIVGHRLQAARTRLLDLYGPYGSGPMS, from the coding sequence ATGATCAACACGAGCACCAGCCTGCTCGGTGCGCTGCGGCCCGAGATCAGGGACCGGCTGCTGGAGCACGCCCGGGAGGTGTCCTTTGCCGCCGGGGAGCGAATCTTCAACGAAGGGCAGCGCGCCGACCGGTTCTGGGTGCTGCACACCGGCTCTGTCACCCTCGACCTGCACGTCCCCGGGCGGCAGGCCGCCGTCGTCGAGACCCTCGGCTCCGGAGACCTGCTGGGCTGGTCCTGGCTGTTCCGGCCGTACCAGTGGCACCTGGGAGCGCAGGCCCTCAGTCCGGTGCGCGCCCTGGAGTTCGACGCCACCGTGGTGCGGCAGCTCTGCGAGGGGGACTCCGTGACCGGCCGGGCGATCACGCACCGCGTCGCCGAGATCGTCGGGCACCGGCTGCAGGCCGCCCGGACCCGGCTGCTCGATCTGTACGGGCCCTACGGCAGTGGACCGATGTCATGA
- a CDS encoding OsmC family protein has protein sequence MKDETARRVPHTAAFANPGSKQEGTVDIAYVPGELHRISAGGHRRLTDRQSSAGGGGPAPTTAELFVTSPAACMAYYAGRYLHRHGKTRDGLRVQSTFAMAADRPARVARVTVRLAVPADLTERQREVLLSVVRHCTVHNSLLHPPEIEVELG, from the coding sequence ATGAAGGATGAGACGGCGCGGCGCGTGCCGCACACAGCGGCATTCGCCAACCCGGGTTCGAAGCAGGAGGGAACCGTCGACATCGCCTACGTGCCGGGTGAGCTCCACCGGATCTCCGCAGGAGGTCACCGCCGCCTGACCGACCGGCAGAGCAGCGCCGGCGGCGGGGGTCCCGCCCCGACGACGGCGGAACTCTTCGTCACCTCGCCGGCGGCGTGCATGGCGTACTACGCGGGGCGCTACCTGCACCGGCACGGCAAGACCCGCGACGGGCTGCGGGTGCAGTCCACGTTCGCGATGGCGGCAGACCGGCCGGCCCGGGTAGCGCGGGTGACGGTGCGCCTCGCCGTCCCCGCGGACCTCACGGAGCGACAGCGCGAGGTGCTGCTGTCGGTGGTGCGGCACTGCACCGTGCACAACTCGCTCCTGCATCCGCCCGAGATCGAGGTGGAACTCGGCTGA
- a CDS encoding CBS domain-containing protein: protein MKHRKIGNVMTDDVVTAGPATPFKEVARRLHEHRISGLPVVDDDEQVLGVISETDLMLRQAAQRPVYGPQRRRRLPRLTRRARTERRKARATDAQALMSRPAVTVRADDTVTHAARIMAAHRVERLPVVDEENRLIGIVTRRDLLQVFVRSDAEIRREVLDEVLVRGLWVVAGQVRVVVEEGIVVLEGELERQSEAAIAGTLTEKVDGVVGVVNRLTARVDDSRIRPVEQVPHGVAEDWLRRL from the coding sequence ATGAAGCACCGGAAGATCGGCAACGTGATGACCGACGACGTCGTCACCGCCGGCCCCGCGACCCCGTTCAAGGAAGTCGCCCGACGGCTGCACGAGCACCGCATCAGCGGCCTGCCCGTGGTCGACGACGACGAGCAGGTCCTCGGTGTCATCTCCGAGACCGACCTGATGCTCCGCCAGGCCGCGCAGCGCCCCGTGTACGGGCCGCAGCGCCGCCGCCGGCTGCCCCGGCTGACCCGCCGGGCCCGGACGGAGCGCCGCAAGGCACGGGCGACCGACGCCCAGGCCCTGATGTCCCGGCCCGCGGTCACCGTGCGTGCGGACGACACCGTCACGCACGCCGCGCGCATCATGGCCGCGCACCGCGTGGAGCGGCTGCCGGTGGTCGACGAAGAGAACCGGCTGATCGGCATCGTCACCCGCCGCGACCTGCTGCAGGTCTTCGTCCGCAGTGACGCCGAAATCCGCCGCGAGGTGCTCGACGAGGTCCTGGTCCGCGGCCTGTGGGTGGTCGCCGGGCAGGTCCGCGTCGTCGTCGAGGAGGGGATCGTGGTCCTGGAGGGCGAGCTGGAGCGGCAGAGCGAGGCCGCGATCGCCGGGACGCTCACCGAGAAGGTCGACGGCGTGGTCGGCGTGGTCAACCGGCTGACCGCCCGCGTGGACGACTCCCGGATCCGCCCCGTCGAGCAGGTCCCGCACGGCGTGGCCGAGGACTGGCTGCGCCGTCTCTGA
- a CDS encoding universal stress protein translates to MTMERVLVGFDGSVPAVRALDLAAEEAALRGGELEIVHALPDVDGAAPVLAAAVDRVHTRHPALETAAVPVAGDPVRALLDRGRTAALTVVGSRDLDGIAGFVTGSVSRRTAARAECPVMIVGGKRAGRRQAGPGFVLFVVGADDEADAAGLAFAEARLRGVELRIRHAPTYAPAAPGPAAARRHPAAPEPHQRAPQHRETRAALATSAAGAAETGEALLVVATRRSCRGPDRAARSLLHEARCPVVLVPAR, encoded by the coding sequence ATGACCATGGAACGCGTACTGGTGGGATTCGACGGCTCGGTGCCCGCGGTGCGGGCCCTCGACCTGGCGGCGGAAGAGGCGGCGCTCCGCGGCGGTGAGCTGGAGATCGTCCATGCCCTGCCGGACGTGGACGGCGCCGCACCCGTCCTCGCAGCCGCCGTCGACCGCGTACACACCCGGCATCCCGCACTGGAGACCGCCGCCGTGCCGGTGGCCGGCGACCCGGTGCGCGCCCTGCTCGACCGCGGCCGGACGGCGGCGCTGACCGTGGTGGGCAGTCGGGACCTTGACGGTATCGCCGGGTTCGTGACCGGCTCGGTGAGCCGGCGCACCGCCGCGCGTGCCGAGTGCCCGGTGATGATCGTGGGCGGCAAGCGGGCCGGCCGCCGGCAGGCCGGGCCCGGCTTCGTCCTGTTCGTCGTCGGCGCCGACGACGAGGCGGACGCCGCCGGCCTCGCCTTCGCGGAGGCCCGGCTCCGCGGCGTCGAACTCCGCATCCGGCACGCGCCCACGTACGCGCCGGCCGCCCCCGGGCCGGCCGCCGCGCGGCGGCACCCGGCCGCCCCCGAACCGCACCAGCGGGCACCGCAGCACCGCGAAACCCGCGCCGCCCTCGCCACTTCCGCGGCGGGGGCGGCAGAGACCGGCGAAGCCCTGCTCGTCGTCGCCACCCGCAGGAGCTGCCGCGGCCCGGATCGCGCGGCGCGTTCGCTGCTGCACGAGGCCCGCTGCCCCGTGGTCCTCGTCCCGGCCCGATAG
- a CDS encoding DoxX family protein: MAVHQQPRRHFDLHLPQRRAARSTDGTGAAAAATTTPAVGYVLAGVRLMTGFVFLWAFLDKTFGFSYATPGNGAWIDGGSPTEGFLGSVAVGPMEDTFHSWAGDAWADWLFMLGLLGIGIALVLGVALRFAALATTVMMALMWVAEWPPAKHLSDGSPSMSTNPLIDYHVIYAVVAIALAVTYAGNTWGLGRMWATLPFVRDHRSLQ, encoded by the coding sequence ATGGCAGTGCACCAGCAGCCCCGACGGCACTTCGACCTCCACCTGCCGCAGCGGCGTGCGGCGCGCTCGACGGACGGGACCGGAGCGGCCGCCGCGGCGACCACCACCCCGGCGGTCGGCTACGTCCTCGCCGGCGTCCGGCTGATGACCGGATTCGTCTTCCTGTGGGCCTTCCTCGACAAGACCTTCGGCTTCAGCTACGCGACGCCGGGCAACGGCGCCTGGATCGACGGCGGCTCGCCCACCGAGGGCTTCCTCGGCAGCGTGGCCGTCGGCCCGATGGAGGACACCTTCCACTCCTGGGCCGGCGACGCCTGGGCCGACTGGCTGTTCATGCTCGGCCTGCTCGGCATCGGCATCGCGCTCGTCCTCGGTGTGGCGCTGCGGTTCGCCGCACTGGCGACCACCGTGATGATGGCCCTGATGTGGGTCGCCGAGTGGCCGCCGGCCAAGCACCTGTCGGACGGCTCGCCGAGCATGTCGACGAACCCGCTGATCGACTACCACGTCATCTACGCGGTCGTCGCGATCGCCCTCGCCGTCACCTACGCCGGCAACACCTGGGGCCTGGGGCGCATGTGGGCGACGCTCCCCTTCGTCCGCGACCACCGCTCGCTCCAGTGA